A part of Aegilops tauschii subsp. strangulata cultivar AL8/78 chromosome 2, Aet v6.0, whole genome shotgun sequence genomic DNA contains:
- the LOC109745657 gene encoding protein PUTATIVE RECOMBINATION INITIATION DEFECT 1 gives MESDGEHSPPHACGAGHRASHSLPTSAGGSVCVSCAAALLSSASAPSHHVSHVLASLSLALADPAFLAPLRAAHPRLLAVPLVEALAGAAARRDAALATQASDLAADLASAVGPPAASELVARLAHVLSSGSLVKHFHMLHCLGFLLNSIKGASAYIGDAVSLFLNLVNNLRLPSDEIRGEILFMLYKLSLLNATPWDNICDNDNVDLSAVGKSLLQLSLEVLLKTQNDAVRLNCIALLLALAKKEAFDILLLGDLSLIKSVEEEESTQTDDVPPNASIIVLFADAVKGSLLSTNLEVQTGTLDLIFHFLSSDANICVVLQTLVDENVADYVFEVLRLSGNNDPLVISSIQVLSLLATSEEMFKEKLAIGFSTLLPVLHYVTEIPFHPVQSQVLRLVWICIANCSGILSLSQEEQIACTLTLILRRNDSGELGMCSETFALVCSILIEIMRSPSAHDIQKLPSLIEEASKHAISSTLPHAYDSAFLVPHSLRLLKEALIFCLEGNTDKISVKKDLEDSVIEICGTYLLHWLETAVVDGNDDETLGEILQIFHIILSSTCHNKQLKFAEMLASSSWFSLSFGFMGLFPTDHVKSVVYLITSSIVDKILGCKYGETIRDAYVYLPSDPTELVYLLGQCSSEDFNLASCQCAILVILYACSFYNERLVADSQLLSSVEQYILLNGGKFPYEIAGSVMLTLLVHLYAFVRGISFGCTIQHSPEAERTLFHVMACKEWDLLFIRVHPIALKWLFQKVELLEPLSFQMLNFCRTFCEDRTVVLLNSSQLVDIKMVAELVFSGETSLSSLLVSLLNQIIKDGTEDEVFSVVNVIAEILVISPCSSSHFTSSGVIDAVGSIYCSPYSSRIKTVCSLLIFNILYSASAMTVYWEDEWLALTMKLLEYFNSSLDYTSSDQEQKILIGIFCLILHHSASKVLIEPAKAIILNKPLVSLTDGIIQEACAKGPSLLQYNQETDFGGFMILILQLVFFSLRSLHAILDPSIDWQEFLQHSDNTQFFSVVGIPCHDLCRLMHFGPYPVKLIASQCLLELLTRISDQRSYLNAELRCSAQYMKSIIAVIEGLVLSQDSRVAENCGSCLSMILGWEKFGSQENMVGRESKWSRLIMEEFAVALTAPGLTSKSFSNQQKIASNIAVSLLKLSQVPEWLTSLFDSSLISGVVGNLSARNVTADIVKLFSELMTKKYLTQEHVVSLHNLFQVCRRQVYEGSCSKSELSEQKAEETVAMSPDEVCALLFGIVLNQRTASCTLQMEQQNLLREIDLFFQESSQGE, from the exons ATGGAATCCGACGGCGAGCATTCGCCGCCGCACGCCTGCGGCGCTGGCCACCGGGCGTCGCACTCTCTCCCGACCTCGGCGGGCGGCAGCGTCTGCGTTTCCTGCGCCGCGGCCCTCCTCTCCTCCGCCTCCGCGCCGTCCCACCACGTCTCCCACGTGCTCGCCAGCCTCTCCCTCGCCCTAGCTGACCCGGCCTTCCTCGCGCCTCTCCGCGCCGCACACCCGCGCCTCCTTGCGGTGCCACTAGTCGAGGCCCTCGCGGGCGCGGCCGCCCGCCGAGACGCCGCACTCGCCACCCAGGCATCCGACCTCGCCGCCGACCTCGCGTCCGCCGTGGGCCCCCCTGCCGCCTCCGAGCTCGTCGCGCGCCTCGCCCACGTCCTCTCCTCGGGTTCCCTCGTCAAGCACTTCCACATG CTACACTGTTTGGGATTTTTGTTAAATTCTATCAAAGGTGCTTCAGCATACATTGGAGATGCAGTTTCTCTTTTCTTAAATCTTGTTAACAATCTGCGACTACCAAG TGATGAAATTCGTGGAGAGATACTGTTCATGCTGTACAAACTCTCCCTGTTAAACGCTACCCCGTGGGACAATATATGTGATAATGACAATGTGGACCTTTCAGCAGTCGGAAAAAGTTTGCTTCAACTCTCGCTTGAAGTTCTACTTAAAACTCAAAATGATGCTGTTCGCCTGAACTGTATTG CATTGCTCCTTGCGCTAGCAAAGAAGGAGGCCTTTGATATTTTGCTGCTTGGCGACCTGAGCTTAATCAAGTCTGTAGAGGAAGAAGAGTCCACGCAGACGGATGATGTGCCCCCGAATGCCTCTATCATAGTTCTATTTGCTGATGCTGTCAAAGGATCTCTGCTCTCTACGAATCTAGAAGTGCAAACTGGGACATTGGATTTAATCTTTCATTTCCTGTCGTCTGATGCAAATATTTGTGTTGTACTTCAAACTTTGGTAGATGAAAATGTTGCTGATTATGTATTCGAGGTTCTGAGGTTATCAG GAAATAATGATCCACTGGTAATTTCCTCTATTCAAGTACTATCACTTTTAGCAACTTCAGAGGAGATGTTCAAAGAAAAGCTTGCCATTGGATTTTCTACTCTGCTTCCTGTTCTTCATTATGTTACTGAGATTCCATTTCATCCAGTCCAGTCTCAGGTTTTACGACTTGTTTGGATTTGTATTGCTAATTGTTCTGGTATTCTGTCGTTGTCCCAAGAAGAACAGATAGCATGTACTTTGACTCTAATTTTGAGAAGAAATGACAGTGGTGAACTTGGAATGTGTTCTGAAACCTTTGCTCTTGTTTGCTCAATATTAATAGAGATTATGAGGTCACCGTCTGCTCATGATATTCAGAAACTACCTTCATTAATTGAAGAAGCATCAAAACATGCTATCTCTTCGACATTACCTCATGCCTATGACTCTGCATTTCTCGTACCACATTCTCTTCGTCTTCTTAAAGAAGCACTTATATTCTGCCTTGAAGGGAATACAGATAAGATTTCTGTCAAGAAGGACCTTGAAGATAGCGTCATTGAAATTTGTGGAACTTATTTACTGCATTGGCTCGAAACTGCTGTTGTTGATGGTAATGATGATGAAACATTGGGAGAAATCCTTCAGATTTTCCATATTATTCTATCAAGCACATGTCACAATAAGCAACTCAAGTTTGCTGAGATGCTGGCATCATCCTCATGGTTTAGCTTGTCATTTGGATTCATGGGCTTATTTCCTACCGATCATGTCAAATCAGTAGTATATTTGATCACTAGTTCAATTGTCGACAAAATTTTGGGCTGTAAATATGGGGAAACAATTAGAGATGCATACGTATATCTGCCATCAGACCCTACAGAACTTGTGTATTTACTTGGGCAATGTAGCTCCGAAGATTTCAACTTGGCATCATGTCAATGTGCTATTCTAGTTATACTTTATGCCTGTTCATTCTACAATGAAAG GCTGGTTGCTGACAGCCAACTTCTGTCTTCAGTTGAGCAATACATCCTTCTAAATGGTGGGAAGTTTCCCTATGAAATTGCTGGTTCTGTGATGCTTACTCTGCTGGTCCATCTTTATGCCTTCGTCAGAGGCATTTCATTTGGCTGCACCATTCAACATAGTCCAGAAGCTGAGAGAACTCTGTTCCATGTAATGGCATGTAAGGAGTGGGACTTGCTTTTTATCCGAGTCCACCCAATAGCACTAAAATGGCTCTTCCAGAAGGTAGAACTCCTAGAACCACTATCTTTCCAGATGCTAAATTTCTGCAGAACTTTCTGTGAAGACAGAACTGTCGTGCTTTTAAACAGCAGTCAGTTGGTGGACATAAAGATGGTTGCAGAACTGGTATTTTCAGGAGAAACTAGTCTCTCTTCTTTGCTTGTATCCTTACTGAATCAAATTATAAAGGATGGTACAGAAGATGAGGTCTTCTCAGTGGTTAATGTGATTGCTGAAATCCTAGTGATCTCTCCTTGTTCTTCTAGTCATTTTACATCATCTGGTGTTATAGATGCAGTTGGTAGTATATATTGCTCCCCATATTCTTCAAGGATTAAAACAGTGTGTTCCCTTTTGATCTTTAATATTTTATACTCGGCAAGTGCGATGACAGTCTACTGGGAAGATGAATGGCTTGCTCTTACCATGAAG TTATTGGAGTATTTCAATTCGAGTCTTGATTATACATCGAGTGACcaagaacagaagatattaattGGGATATTTTGCCTTATTTTGCATCATTCAGCAAGCAAGGTGCTCATTGAGCCTGCGAAGGCCATAATCTTGAACAAACCACTGGTTTCTTTGACAGATGGTATAATACAGGAAGCTTGTGCAAAGGGCCCATCTTTACTTCAATACAATCAGGAAACAGACTTTGGGGGATTCATGATTTTGATTCTTCAATTAGTGTTTTTCTCTCTAAGAAG TTTGCATGCTATCCTAGATCCAAGTATTGACTGGCAGGAATTCCTCCAGCATTCAGATAACACCCAGTTTTTCTCTGTTGTTGGCATCCCGTGCCATGATTTGTGCCGTCTGATGCACTTCGGTCCATATCCTGTTAAGCTTATTGCTTCACAATGCCTGTTGGAATTGCTTACCAGAATTTCAGATCAGAGGAGCTATCTTAATGCTGAATTAAGATGCTCTGCGCAATACATGAAGTCCATTATTGCTGTGATAGAGGGTTTAGTCTTGAGTCAAGACAGTAGAGTTGCTGAAAATTGCGGGTCCTGTCTCTCAATGATTTTAGGTTGGGAGAAATTCGGAAGCCAGGAGAATATGGTGGGCAGAGAATCAAAATGGTCCAGGCTAATAATGGAGGAATTTGCAGTTGCCTTGACTGCTCCTGGTTTGACGTCAAAATCATTCAGTAATCAGCAGAAGATTGCATCAAATATAGCTGTTTCATTGCTCAAACTAAGCCAAGTTCCAGAATGGCTGACATCATTGTTTGATAGTTCTTTGATATCTGGTGTAGTTGGTAATCTTTCTGCTAGGAATGTCACTGCAGATATTGTTAAGCTATTCAGTGAGCTTATGACTAAGAAATATCTCACTCAAGAGCATGTTGTCTCCCTGCATAACTTATTCCAG GTCTGCAGAAGACAGGTCTATGAGGGGAGTTGTTCGAAGTCGGAGTTGTCGGAGCAAAAGGCGGAAGAAACGGTGGCAATGAGCCCCGACGAAGTGTGTGCATTGCTCTTTGGCATCGTGCTGAATCAGCGTACAGCCTCGTGCACGTTGCAGATGGAGCAGCAGAATCTTCTGCGTGAGATCGATCTGTTCTTCCAGGAGTCGAGCCAAGGAGAGTAG